TCAGTGCTTGCCACCTCCTCCGATCTGCCGCCAGCCTACGTCGTCTACCACTCTCTGCACCGCTCTGCGACCGGCACCGTCCGCATGCGCCCCTTGTGCGACATCAAGAGTACACCGCTTGCCAACGTCGCTCGCTCTGGCTGTCTGTTAACCTATAGCAAGCCGCTGATCACCAAGGGACTACGGCCCCACACTGTCTCGGCCGTCGAGCGCTACTGCTACGTCACTCCGCGCTtcggcgcggccgcggacAGCGACACCAAGATTGGCTGGGACCTGAATCCCATACCCGTGCACCAGAAGCGTACTAATGGGCGCTGGTTGACCACCAAGATACTAACCAAGGCCCAGCTCAGCGCACACACCGTCTCCCAATAGCCGCCACCTACATATCGTCTATATAAGCCGACGACAAACTAATTTCGTCTATTGTGACATCTGGACTTTTTTTTCAGAGCCTCAACCTTCACCTCCTAGCTTAACGATATCGCTCCTTCCAACACGGTGATTGATATTTGGAGAATTCTTGAATGGGCGTCATTTTGAAGCAGTGAGAGCTGATATAGGCGCGAAGTGCTTTCGGGACGCAAAGATGGAAGACTCATTAAAAGAGGAGATTTTCAAAGACCTGTATACGATTCTAGAAGCGTATGTGTTGAAAAGTTCGTTGATGGTGAAGTGACAGACAGAACAACTAACAAAAATTTAAAACCAGTGCTTCTTCGAAATGCAATGTCATTGACGAAAAGTTCCCGGGCGAGTTTTTCGAGTCGGAGCCCACAAGGATATACAGCAGCTATGTGGAGTTCCtgcgcgggcgggcggACGCGGATGCCCAGATAGACGAGCAGCAGTTGGCGTTGACGAACATACGGCAGCGGTTCGAGGAGGGCGAATACGCGCGCAGCAAGGACGGCTTGTACCGGCTGTACCACGACGTGCGGCTGGTCAGCACGATGCTGATCCAGTACTACTCGCCGGGCACACGCAGTTACCAGATGGTGGACAAGTTCTACAAGTTTGCCActgagctgctgctgcgcgagtGCTACAAGCACGGCGCGATGCTGGTGCACGCGGAACCCTATGTGAAGAGCAAGGAGGAGACGGAGTTCTTCAACATCATCTCGAAGGACTTCATCAAGATATCCACGAGCTACACGCTGCCGATTGTAGAATCGTACCACATTTCAACGAAGTTCGGCGATCTGTTTTCCTCTACGATTTCAAGCTCGCCGCTCGACGAGCGCCCGCCGGACCTGCCCAACAGCAATTTTGAGGTAACAAAGATTATTCCTCACACAGGTCTGCACCTGAGCAATAAGCTGGGGTTTGTGGCAGCAAATACAAGTAATATACCGGATCCGACCCTCCCCCCAACTGAGATGATGACGAAGTTTTTGCATCCAAACTGGTATGCATTGCCGACCACGCTTTGGCTGAAGTATGGTGGCTATGAATCCTTTGCCCCAACGATAACAGAAAACGGCTCTGTGGTGGACTCTTCTCGTATCGGCGATATATGGCTTGAGCGCACCAGCTACCACGAGCTGTGGAAGCTCAGAAAGGGCGTTAGAGACGGAGAATCTAATGCTATGAGAGAAGAGGAGAACGGTGGTAAGGTTGGGGAACCTGAAGCTACTATAGAGGAAGTTCACGATAAAGTTGAGGAAGCGGATACTACCAGAGAGGAGGATAATAGCGTCGACAAGGAGAAGGATGAGTCGGCTGGCAAGGAACAGGAGGACAAGATTGATGATTCTGAAAATATTCCCGAGGTACCTGTGACCTCAACCCTATCAGCAGCTTTGATTAATGGAGGTACTGCACAGCAGCACAAAAATGATGCTGTGAGTGCTGTGGAACCATCAGAACAACAAAAGACTAACACATATACGCCAAAGTCCGTCAATGTCAACCTAGAGCATCTATACAGATGGGCGCCTTCCAATGAGATAGATGATGATGAACTGGAGGCTTTCCGTAACAACACGCATCAGCAGTTGATCTCTAAATGCTTGCTCCAGCTACAGCAGATGAAACGGAGTAGGATCCAAGCTGGTAAAGTATCAAAGCCAACTTCGGAAGAGACGAAGATTTACTTCAAAATTCAGCGCATGCTGAAGGAGGTTATACTGGCTCAA
This is a stretch of genomic DNA from Eremothecium gossypii ATCC 10895 chromosome VI, complete sequence. It encodes these proteins:
- the RSC58 gene encoding Rsc58p (Syntenic homolog of Saccharomyces cerevisiae YLR033W (RSC58); 1-intron), with the translated sequence MEDSLKEEIFKDLYTILEAASSKCNVIDEKFPGEFFESEPTRIYSSYVEFLRGRADADAQIDEQQLALTNIRQRFEEGEYARSKDGLYRLYHDVRLVSTMLIQYYSPGTRSYQMVDKFYKFATELLLRECYKHGAMLVHAEPYVKSKEETEFFNIISKDFIKISTSYTLPIVESYHISTKFGDLFSSTISSSPLDERPPDLPNSNFEVTKIIPHTGLHLSNKLGFVAANTSNIPDPTLPPTEMMTKFLHPNWYALPTTLWLKYGGYESFAPTITENGSVVDSSRIGDIWLERTSYHELWKLRKGVRDGESNAMREEENGGKVGEPEATIEEVHDKVEEADTTREEDNSVDKEKDESAGKEQEDKIDDSENIPEVPVTSTLSAALINGGTAQQHKNDAVSAVEPSEQQKTNTYTPKSVNVNLEHLYRWAPSNEIDDDELEAFRNNTHQQLISKCLLQLQQMKRSRIQAGKVSKPTSEETKIYFKIQRMLKEVILAQQAAEFPKIYIKEFPVLQANYAGNIPVVRTYPNRKKKYKK